Proteins encoded together in one Pseudoalteromonas xiamenensis window:
- a CDS encoding DUF4386 family protein, whose product MPIKKGGGVAALILAMTYIFGFVLFFGLLDPSSNTTPQTRLAFIVQNRDAFFAGYVVIGVLFSFTLILLVQSLYTWLKPFSPELMKYAAVVGMLWSFIVLASSFVFLTSLGVLAKYEVTDPVQALTISNTVNIFVDALGGGIELVGAIWVLLISYVGIRYRVLYQALHYIGLVVGVSGVLTLFSGLSFLSTNSFFDITTALFGLGQIVWFFVLGISMLRHVNTEQKANYSTVASNL is encoded by the coding sequence ATGCCTATAAAAAAAGGCGGTGGAGTTGCAGCCCTCATACTTGCGATGACGTATATATTTGGATTTGTTTTATTTTTTGGATTATTAGATCCGAGTTCTAATACCACACCACAAACGCGTCTCGCGTTTATCGTACAGAACAGGGACGCATTTTTTGCTGGTTACGTGGTTATCGGCGTGCTCTTCAGTTTTACGCTAATTTTGTTAGTACAATCTCTCTATACTTGGCTCAAGCCATTTTCTCCTGAATTGATGAAATATGCGGCTGTTGTTGGCATGCTTTGGTCATTTATCGTATTAGCAAGTAGTTTCGTATTTTTAACTAGTCTTGGTGTACTTGCCAAGTATGAGGTAACAGACCCGGTTCAAGCACTAACGATCAGTAATACAGTTAACATCTTCGTTGATGCTCTCGGTGGAGGGATTGAGCTTGTAGGTGCTATTTGGGTGTTGCTTATAAGTTACGTGGGTATTCGATATCGGGTTTTATATCAAGCGTTGCATTACATTGGGTTAGTGGTAGGTGTGTCAGGCGTGTTGACATTATTTTCAGGGCTTTCATTCCTTTCAACAAATTCATTTTTCGACATCACAACCGCGCTGTTTGGGTTGGGGCAAATTGTGTGGTTCTTCGTATTAGGTATATCGATGCTACGGCATGTAAACACTGAACAGAAAGCGAACTATAGTACAGTTGCATCGAATTTGTAA
- a CDS encoding M61 family metallopeptidase has translation MKIIFILLFVFSASSWSVEITWEGLNTFSESQQSTMRNWVHFGLKTNQTVLGDLKIHNLHIDFKGLYFATEPVPWAFVKRENVEAIELHVYRYASLERLKKDWTLYHEIVHLYHPRFATEHFWISEGLATYLQNIIMMKANIITKQEFRSRLSAGFERGKQSTRKHIGKLSSISDEMWSTKAYQRVYWSGAAFFLEADLALREKNNKTLVEVIQNYQNCCRKKSDSAAHFIEALDAISQSAIFSTLFAKYRNRQDFPIVSAEQIRQVSQ, from the coding sequence ATGAAAATTATCTTTATTTTACTCTTTGTGTTTTCTGCTTCATCTTGGTCTGTTGAGATCACATGGGAGGGGCTAAACACCTTTTCTGAAAGTCAGCAATCCACGATGCGTAATTGGGTGCATTTTGGACTTAAAACCAATCAAACTGTTCTTGGCGATCTCAAGATTCATAATTTACACATTGATTTTAAAGGTCTTTATTTTGCCACTGAGCCAGTACCTTGGGCCTTTGTAAAAAGAGAGAATGTTGAAGCTATTGAACTTCATGTCTATCGTTATGCTTCGCTAGAGCGCTTAAAAAAGGATTGGACACTGTACCATGAAATCGTTCATCTCTATCATCCTCGCTTTGCAACTGAGCACTTTTGGATCAGTGAAGGACTCGCTACCTACTTGCAAAATATCATTATGATGAAGGCTAATATCATCACCAAACAAGAGTTTCGCAGCAGATTGTCCGCGGGTTTTGAACGTGGAAAACAGTCAACAAGGAAACATATTGGCAAGTTAAGTTCAATTTCAGATGAGATGTGGTCAACAAAAGCCTATCAACGCGTGTACTGGAGTGGTGCCGCTTTCTTTCTTGAGGCTGATTTGGCACTTAGGGAAAAAAACAATAAAACCTTGGTTGAGGTAATCCAGAACTATCAAAATTGCTGTAGAAAGAAATCTGATTCTGCGGCTCATTTCATTGAAGCACTAGATGCAATCAGCCAAAGTGCAATTTTCTCGACACTCTTTGCAAAATATCGAAATCGGCAAGATTTTCCTATCGTGTCAGCTGAGCAAATACGTCAAGTGAGTCAATGA
- a CDS encoding ATP-binding protein, with protein sequence MRIFLLVFCLFLSGITCFSEAKEFVYTEDKQSENLHTVATLYASAEHTRFPSQFEDVATWASSLPKLQNTSLFGGRYWLVLDLVNASPYEELVLYPYNTVVSKIESRIYSKSGVERYVTGGNTPNEFAFHYGNTIRLKPGERYTLVTLLESDFFYTPTKLVIMPVEQFKQQVIVENLIMTLCFGVGIVLGLYNLLIYLGSKDTTHLFYAAFTACWVFAWSHFFHISDQLFNVYSAHLHWLGFALTPITNILFYNNLLRLKESHPNLAQASMLVGIVATMGVPFCILFPGFGFLWSTLVTGVALCLGLYIGVRCILDGFKPARYFVLAYVAMMIPNMVGNLTNLGILPPLTVNLYLLGLIGTALDAMLLAFAVADKFRLLHDDNLELNKNLEAKVLKRTFELEQLASELRDASESKSRFLANMSHEIRTPMTSIIGYADGIVLGDIKPNERNNAIGIILQNARHVLGLINDILDMSKIEANRLEVELIESNLFDTIAQVESLLGKQIRDKGLEFELKYHFPLPDYIVIDPTRLRQILLNLTSNAMKFTTVGKISIEVKQADNRLFISVKDTGIGMTSQEQKQLFTAFYQADSSTSRKYGGTGLGLNISKSLAQKLDGDIEVKSEVGSGTEFTLTLGLYPTDKTRWISNFEEIHRDYQDQQYHRAEEQNTVLEGKVLLAEDHEDNRKLISRILERMGLDVTCVENGQLAVQAVLDDEFDLILMDIQMPVMDGEQALNFILATGSSTPVIALTANTMRHEIERYLKQGFIDHLAKPIDREVFAKKVSHYLNAPTPKEVSLPEDEFARLQEKYISGLHEQKVQIQNQAKYQDYEGLGRSIHAVKGTAGMFDCNTIQEKATALDSALKEQDFTRIDELVSQLLNAIDSAIELGCEKAS encoded by the coding sequence ATGCGAATTTTTTTATTGGTCTTTTGTCTCTTTTTGAGTGGAATTACATGCTTTTCAGAGGCAAAAGAGTTTGTCTACACCGAAGATAAACAAAGTGAAAACCTTCATACTGTGGCGACCCTTTATGCCTCTGCCGAACATACGCGTTTCCCAAGTCAATTTGAGGATGTTGCAACGTGGGCTTCTTCATTACCTAAACTTCAGAATACCAGTTTGTTTGGCGGCCGATATTGGTTGGTTCTAGATTTAGTCAACGCGTCACCCTACGAAGAACTGGTTTTATATCCGTACAATACCGTTGTATCAAAGATAGAAAGCCGTATTTATTCAAAGTCAGGCGTTGAGCGGTATGTGACCGGTGGAAATACACCAAATGAATTTGCATTTCACTATGGAAACACGATTCGATTAAAGCCTGGCGAACGTTATACCCTTGTCACACTTCTTGAAAGCGACTTCTTTTACACACCAACTAAGTTGGTCATTATGCCAGTGGAGCAGTTTAAACAGCAGGTCATTGTTGAAAATCTCATTATGACGCTTTGTTTTGGCGTAGGGATTGTGCTCGGACTGTATAACTTATTAATCTACCTTGGCTCAAAAGACACAACACACCTATTTTACGCGGCATTTACTGCATGTTGGGTTTTTGCGTGGAGCCACTTTTTCCATATTTCCGACCAACTCTTTAATGTTTATTCTGCCCATCTTCATTGGCTCGGTTTTGCGCTAACGCCAATCACCAATATCCTGTTTTATAATAACTTGCTTCGTTTAAAAGAATCGCATCCGAATCTAGCGCAAGCGTCAATGCTGGTGGGCATTGTCGCGACGATGGGGGTTCCTTTTTGTATCTTATTCCCTGGATTTGGCTTTTTGTGGTCAACGTTGGTCACTGGTGTTGCCCTTTGCCTAGGACTGTATATAGGCGTACGGTGTATTTTAGATGGGTTTAAGCCTGCTCGTTATTTCGTGTTGGCGTACGTGGCGATGATGATCCCAAACATGGTTGGTAATTTGACTAATTTAGGAATTTTGCCACCGCTAACTGTTAACCTGTATTTACTCGGTCTTATAGGTACCGCACTAGATGCCATGTTGCTAGCCTTTGCGGTGGCGGATAAATTCCGATTGCTACATGATGATAACTTGGAACTGAATAAAAACCTCGAAGCCAAAGTCTTAAAACGAACTTTTGAACTTGAGCAATTAGCGTCAGAGCTGCGAGATGCAAGTGAATCAAAGAGTCGCTTTTTGGCCAATATGAGCCATGAAATTCGTACCCCAATGACGTCAATTATTGGTTATGCAGATGGGATAGTACTTGGAGACATAAAACCAAATGAGCGTAACAATGCTATCGGCATCATTTTACAAAACGCTCGCCACGTACTGGGGTTAATCAATGACATTTTAGATATGTCGAAGATTGAAGCGAATAGACTGGAAGTTGAACTGATAGAGTCAAATCTTTTTGATACGATTGCTCAAGTCGAATCTTTATTGGGTAAACAGATAAGAGATAAAGGGCTTGAGTTTGAATTGAAATATCATTTTCCATTACCTGATTATATCGTGATTGATCCTACTCGTCTTCGTCAGATTCTATTGAATTTAACGTCTAACGCAATGAAGTTTACGACAGTGGGGAAAATATCCATCGAAGTGAAGCAGGCGGACAATAGATTGTTCATAAGTGTTAAAGACACTGGTATCGGCATGACCTCTCAAGAGCAGAAGCAGCTATTCACAGCCTTTTACCAAGCAGATTCTTCGACGAGCCGTAAATACGGTGGTACAGGGCTTGGGCTCAATATATCGAAGAGCTTAGCGCAGAAATTGGATGGCGATATTGAGGTTAAAAGCGAGGTGGGTTCAGGAACAGAGTTTACATTGACTTTGGGACTTTACCCAACCGATAAAACGCGTTGGATCAGCAACTTTGAAGAAATTCATCGAGATTATCAGGACCAACAATATCATCGAGCAGAAGAACAAAATACGGTTCTGGAAGGGAAAGTATTATTAGCGGAAGACCATGAAGATAATCGCAAGCTTATTTCGCGAATTTTAGAACGAATGGGGCTCGATGTAACGTGTGTTGAAAATGGTCAGTTAGCTGTTCAAGCGGTTTTAGACGATGAGTTTGACCTTATCTTGATGGATATTCAGATGCCCGTCATGGATGGAGAGCAGGCGCTAAACTTTATTCTTGCTACGGGAAGCAGCACCCCCGTAATTGCATTGACAGCAAATACGATGCGCCATGAAATTGAGCGCTATTTGAAACAGGGATTTATTGACCATCTGGCAAAACCAATCGATCGAGAGGTTTTTGCCAAGAAAGTAAGCCATTATTTGAACGCACCGACGCCAAAAGAAGTATCCTTGCCTGAAGACGAGTTTGCTCGTTTGCAAGAAAAGTACATTAGCGGATTACATGAACAAAAGGTCCAGATTCAAAATCAAGCGAAGTATCAGGATTATGAAGGTCTAGGACGTTCAATTCATGCGGTTAAAGGCACAGCAGGTATGTTTGATTGCAATACAATCCAAGAAAAAGCGACAGCATTAGATTCTGCATTAAAAGAACAAGACTTCACGCGTATCGACGAGTTGGTGTCACAATTACTCAACGCAATTGACAGCGCAATTGAACTTGGCTGTGAAAAGGCAAGCTGA